In Capsicum annuum cultivar UCD-10X-F1 chromosome 8, UCD10Xv1.1, whole genome shotgun sequence, the genomic window GGATAACATTCATTCAAGTGGTGAGTTGGATAACATTCATCCACCCttaaccaaaaattcaaatttggaaCTCATTTAAATTATGATCTAgattcataattttcttttaagtttATCCATCTTAAATCTATGAGACGAATAAGTTATAAATATTTAcgttgaaattttcaaattttatctaaattttgaTATGTTAATTGTGGAAGCAACTTATGacatatatatttgaaacttagcTTACCATTCGAAAACTCCTAAGTATTATTTCCGAATGAAGTTTTGGTTGACAGTCCAAAACTATTTATACAAAtagattatttaaattaaaaggGAATAGCCCATTAACATAATTGATGGTATAGAAGAACTATTACATCATCACCATATACTTAAGAATCAATTGCACAAACTAATTGGCTCGAGAAGAGTATAAATGACTTACCAAAAAGCTAGAAAAAGATCCGATCTATTTAAGGAAAACATGATTTGACCAAAGAGAATGTGCAAGCTTGAAGTCTTTATTCTTTTTCTGTTTAAGCACAAACACATCTTTTTAGTAAGTACATTTCatgcataaaaagaaaaaagcaacCAGTAAGACTGGCTGAGATGAGGAAGGGTCAAAGATCAATTCGGTCAAACTCATCGTATTTAACTTCTCTAATGCGGTTTATATCTGTTATGTGATTTTTGACCTATTGTATAAGAGCTggccaaattaaaaaaaatttatttttaaaagtaaaatcatttaaaaagcaaaaaattatacagctaaaaaagaatttaaataaatgtTTGAAAGCAAAAGCAATCCCTGAATTCACGTGCCTCTATCATAGAATTCAAAGTCATAAAAACTCttctatttttagaattttttacttatattgctttatctttactttaattaGTTGTTCAAAAAGCCATTCTTTGATTATGTGCATGCATGGCTCATTAATTTTCTcctcaatataatataaatactTAAAAGGGGACTCCTCCTCCTTTCTGccttctttatattttccttctCCTTCCGTCAGTTTCTATCTATTCAACTTATAGTATGTACTATGGGAGAGATGCAACATTTTTTTCTTATAGGATTTGggttaattattattttgaataatGGGATTAATGGATATCCAATAGAAGATCTGGTGGAAAATTTACCAGGGCAACCAAAAGTTGGATTTAGACAATATGCTGGATATGTGAATGTTGATGAAAAAGCTGGAAGaagtttgttttattattttgttgaagcTGACAAAGATGCTCACAAACTCCCTCTTACTCTTTGGTTAAATGGAGGTTTGTGCTTTTCTTCTTTGAAATTCCTTCGTTCGTTTGGAGTACTTTTCAATTATTCTAATTGAAGTTTTCGATATTCAAGCTCAAGATAAGGTCTGCGTACATTACTCTATCATCCCAAAACTCCACCATATGAAATTTCACTGGAtatatgttgttggtgttgtttgaGAATTTGGATTTATGTCAATTGATGAAAGGACAAAATTgagtttgattaattttttataattgaaGCGGGATAATTATTGATCTACAAAAAGATGACTTTGTAAAGTCTTCAATATGAGTAATGATCATATTATCTGTTATCATCAGCAacgaaaaagaaaatataaaatgacaTGAGGTAATAATTTCATATTAATTCAAATTAATccatataatttcttttttaataagtttttgaCTAGAACATACAAGTACTGTAACGTGCTTCTCCATGAATATTGGTTAATCATGTGTAGGGGATCATGGTGATTTGACAGCAAAAGTGACAAAAAATTCAATATAGAAAGATTATTTTTTCATTGTGAATTTTGTTCTAAAATGTTCATTGTTATGTGTATCATATACTTTATCGCAAGAGATTATGTcttaattgagtttttttttttattgttgggtaattatatgCAATTAATAATCTAAATCTTAAATTCTACTTGATCTGCATGTATAAATTAGCATTTTAAGTCTTTCCTTAACATTGAAGGAACGGTTTCTCTCTTTGGCCCATTTTTTAATGGCACACTGAATGATTTTAATAATTATGTGGGGGATAATATGTAAGAGCATTCAACTTTCAACTTTTCCATTgatcaccattttttttttttaatatttatataattatatatattgaaGATATATGCTCTGGACTGTACTAGTTGACAATTAACTTGGTTGGTTGGTGATATTTGCAGGTTTCGGGACCAATCTGTTTAATGATTTATTTCTTCAAAACGTGTGAACAAttcttattaaattttttatgtatataaaatatataataagaaaaaGCATAAATTCAACCTTATTAAgtcatgttttaaaaaattacctaaaaagaTATTGTCTAGTCACTCGCCGCATGTAGGTCGTCTGAGGTTAGGGGACAACTAGACCAAATTATTATAGTACCATTTTGAATGTCATTTACGTAATATTCTTTATAATTTCACTTTGATGTCAAAagtattttcattttaaattcgCTAATGTATGGTAGTTTTTTAACcattatttattatgtatgtttCCTTATTTCAGTATGTTTTTTTCCTTATTGTTTTGATTTGCAATTCTTGAATCGAGAGTCATTTGAAAACTACCTTTCTATCTTCACGAGGTAGCAATAATATTTCTATCTTCACGAGGTAGCAATAATATTTACATACATTTTGCCTCTCCAAACCCTATGatctgaatttgttgttgttgtagtaagcATTGATGATTCTCATACAATGGAGCAATGTGCAACATCATTACTCTAACATTTGAATTAAAAGCTTTTTCTCTAAAGTAGTCATTTGATTAATACTAGCTACTCTagaaattattatcttttttatttttaaataaatttaccaGGTCCTGGATGTTCATCAATTGGAGGGGGTGCCTTTACAGAACTAGGACCTTTTTTTCCTAGAGGTGATGGCCgtggtctaagaagaaatacTAAATCTTGGAATAAAggtatataatattatatttccttaattatacaacaatattacaaaaaaaaaaaaaaaaaacgctcAGTATTTAGcattactatttctttattttgattgatttataTACAGCATCAAATCTGCTATTTATTGAATCTCCTGCTGGGGTTGGATGGTCTTACTCAAACACATCCAGTGATTATACTTGCGGAGATGACTCCACTGGTATATCTGTTTAATATCTTAAACTTTAATTTGGTGAAAAACCTATGGTTAATTATGAAAAAgagatcaaagaaaaatattaatattctcattcgttgtttttttttttttttttttttccagccAAGGATATGCTAACTTTCATGCTTAAATGGTACGAAAAGTTCTCAGAATTAAAATCTAAACCCTTGTTCCTTACAGGTGAAAGTTATGCAGGTACGACATATATACACCCTATACGTAGAATTATATTATATACTCATTGTTCACCTATTTCGCGAACTTTGTCTAGAGTTAAATTAATGTAAAAAGTAATCATTATAAATGGAGTATGGACTACTTGTTGATGGTCACTGTATAATCTTTCATCCTTTGATTCACCAATTCTAATGTATTTAATTACATTGTATACTCTTTCTGTCCAAAATAGTTGTCACTTTTAGCTTCTCGAGATTCAAACTATATTaactttgattaatattttaagatgtaaAAGAATTGTAATTATGTATTACAGTATTTTTTGTATAAGCAAATCGTGACAAATAGTTGGAAGGGATAGAGTCAAAATGAGGACATATTTATAATATTCTACATCATTTTTACTTGCTAACTAATGTCCATATTTTTGATCTGGTGATAGGACATTACATACCACAGTTGGCAAATGTCATACTAGACTACAACAAGCAGTCCAAAGATTTTAAGTTTAACCTAAAGGGAGTAGCGGTAAGAATACTCAAAAATATATACTTTGATTCTTCCTTCCTCTATATATTAAAATCATTCCTCCTAAATTCgaagtcattttttttatttattcaatttgtaatgtatatatctacagattggaaatccacttttgaGACTAGACAGAGATGTTCCAGCAGTGTACGAATATTACTGGTCACATGGAATGATCTCAGATGAATTATATTTAAGAATCAAAGAGAATTGTGATTTTGATGATTATGAATTCCCAGTTCCTCATAATGTGTCAACTACATGCAACCAAGCTACTGATGAAACATACAAAGTAATTTCTGACTATGTTAATGTCTATGATGTTATTTTGGATGTTTGTTATCCTTCTATCGTCCAGCAAGAGCTTCGTTTACACAAACAAGTAGGCAATCAAATCTCTTTAAACTATATATACGTGAAAATATATATGCTTAATGTTTGTAATTAACTTTATATTATATGTTGGAGGATGTACTAGGTAACTAAGATGAGTGTGGGAGTAGATGTTTGCTTGACATCAGAAAGATACTTCTATTTCAACCTTCCTGAAGTTCAGAAGGCTCTTCATGCTAATAGGACTAATTTGCCTTATGAATGGACCATGTGCAGTGAGTAtgtaatcaaaattattttaattttgaaaaacttttgtTAGAAAATTAATGACCCCATTTATTAGTACTACTTTAATTTGTTTGTGTTTGAAATGAGACAGTGTGCTGAATTACTCTCAATCTGATGGTGATATTGATATCCTTCCAACCCtcaaaaacattattcaacatgATGTTCCTCTTTGGATATTCAGGTAAACAAGTTAGAACATTTTTCTTCCTACAGAACACACCCAATGTGACACATCAAATATGGATTCAGAATTTTAAATTAGTGAACACAGTACAATTTCCCCCTTCTATCACTATTTATTTAATCAtcgtaataataacaataacaatacaatACCATGCTACTGTACTCCCTTCCCAATTACCTCCTATTAATCTTGAATTCGCTTTAATTTATTGTTATTCACATGCGCGATGATTCTAAGCATCTGTACTGTGTATATATAATTACAACAGCGGAGATCAAGACTCAGTGGTGCCACTAATAGGGTCAAGAACATTAGTACGTGAATTAGCCCGGGATCTAAAGTTCAAGACCACCGTACCCTATGGAGCATGGTTTCACAAAGGGCAAGTAGGAGGATGGCAAGTTGAATATGGGGAAAAACTCACATTTGCTACAGTGAGAGGAGCAGCTCATATGGTACCATATGCACAACCATCAAGGGCTTTGCATCTTTTCAGTACATTTGTTCATGGAAGACGATTGCCTAACACCACTCGTATTCCTAttaattcatcatacaatttgaaaaattaatcttCTTCTGCTGGTTAAAATATAAACTTGAAGTTGATTCAAGAGGTTAGTTGTCTATTTTTGGTACTTGTGTTGTTGTGCAGAAATGtcaaaatgaaatgaaatggaaTGGAAAGAAGTTGAATGGATAcataattttcatataattacACCAATTAACTTGAAATTGAGTCGTGTTCGATTCATTGATACTAAGTACTTTTATAAGTTTTGTATATCGATGGTGTATACCGGCTGAGTTGCTGCACCGAGAACCAAAAATAATTGTTGGGATAAGTTTAGTATATTGTTTCTATTTTATCAGCCTGCAATATAATTGTGTTACGTTGCAATTATTCCACTCGTACGAGTCACTTTATCCGTATATAACAACGTAATAAATAACTACAAATGGAGTCGATATGAGACATCGGGTTTTTATTTCCCGAAAAATGCAGCCCCTACCATTAGTCCTTTATGGAGATATGAAATTCGACATTGTATCAATCGTGAATTTCATGCCATTAATCAATCAAGCACGAAGCCCTTGAACACTCTAACGACAAATAGCACAAGTCTAAAACACTCCGCAGTATCAAAAGCCCAAAAAATTCAGCTACTGAGTGTGCATTACTAAAATCTAATGGAGTAATAAAACTGGAAACATGTTAAAAGATAGTAAAGTAATccacatttaattaaaaaaaaacaaaagaaaaggagGGTGTGAACATGTAATATTAACTGCGGCAACCactataaagaaaaagagaaatttaaaTGGCTTCATCCATAaaagtccaaaaattccaaaaatttatatgttttatgtatCAACACGTGAATCGCTACTTACAGTTGTATTTATAATTTGTTCATCTATTTCGTCACTTGTTCGATGTTTACAACAGTtcactcaataacaataatgatAAAACAAAAATGTAATCGGTACTCTATTTTTTATACAACACTTCTGTATTTAAAACTCTTTCTTAAATTTCATTCCTTAAATACTACTTTTACAATCATAGAATTAAATGTTatacatgtataaatttttaaGGATAATTTTGACATATAGTACAAGAAAATCTCTTTCTTAAATATTCTGCCTAaggtgttaagtgggccgggccgggtcaACCCGGAATCAGCCCGTGAAGTTTAATCGGTTAGTGGTTGGTTCGGATCCGAGCCTGGTTAAACGGGCCGGGCCGATTTCGGGTCCaacagatttttttttaaaaacaatcctGAACCGACCCACTTAACCTAACCCGATCCAATCCACCTAAACCCGGCcaaaaccccccaaaaaaaaaagttttttctccaatatatactatatatacccacattagaatttaaaaaatatatacacatacacacaattacacatataatcgtgtatacgactatacgttagttaaatatatatactacaagatatatactacaatataatgacatatatactaatttataaaacatatacacatgtatacattaaat contains:
- the LOC107879889 gene encoding serine carboxypeptidase-like 42, encoding MGEMQHFFLIGFGLIIILNNGINGYPIEDLVENLPGQPKVGFRQYAGYVNVDEKAGRSLFYYFVEADKDAHKLPLTLWLNGGPGCSSIGGGAFTELGPFFPRGDGRGLRRNTKSWNKASNLLFIESPAGVGWSYSNTSSDYTCGDDSTAKDMLTFMLKWYEKFSELKSKPLFLTGESYAGHYIPQLANVILDYNKQSKDFKFNLKGVAIGNPLLRLDRDVPAVYEYYWSHGMISDELYLRIKENCDFDDYEFPVPHNVSTTCNQATDETYKVISDYVNVYDVILDVCYPSIVQQELRLHKQVTKMSVGVDVCLTSERYFYFNLPEVQKALHANRTNLPYEWTMCSDVLNYSQSDGDIDILPTLKNIIQHDVPLWIFSGDQDSVVPLIGSRTLVRELARDLKFKTTVPYGAWFHKGQVGGWQVEYGEKLTFATVRGAAHMVPYAQPSRALHLFSTFVHGRRLPNTTRIPINSSYNLKN